The segment GGCTCGCCCAACGATGGCGCGAGCGGACCGTCGCTGATGAGCCGGACCGTGAGGTCGGCGCGTTCCGACGCGACCTCTGCGGCGGTCTCGACACCGGTGAGGCCGCCGCCGATCACGTCGACGACGCTGCCCTCGGGCAGCGCGCCGAGGCGCTGTGCGGCCTCGCGGGCGTCGTCGACCCCGCCGACCGCAAGGGTGCCCCGCGGTGCGGTCACCGCTCCTCCGGCCGCGTAGACGAGCCGGTCGAAATCGAGTTCCGTGCCGTCGTCGAGCCGCACCACGCCGTCGCCGATCTTGTCCACCGATGCCACGCGTACGCTCACGCGGCGGTCGAGGACGTCGGCCAGCGGTCGCGCGGCGCTGTCGGTTCCGGCGATGAGCTGGTGCAGTCGGATCCGTTCCACGAAGTCGACCCGCGGATTGACGATCGTCACCTCGGCCTCGCGCGCCCGCCGTGCCAGGCGGTTCGCCGCCACCGTCCCCGCGTACCCCGCTCCTACCACCACGACCTTCATGACAACCTCCAAGGAGTTCGTTTCCGATTGGTTGCTCATAGGACACCGTGCCACGCGAGCGTGTGACAGGCCTGCGTGTGATTCAGGCCACCACCGTCAACGGAGGTGCTTCGCCAGGTAGCTGCCGGTGATGCTGTCCGCGGAGGCGGCGATCTGCTCGGGGGTCCCGCTCGCCACGATACGACCGCCGGCCGCTCCCCCTCCTGGGCCGAGGTCGATCACGTGGTCGGCGTTGGCGATGAGATCGAGGTCGTGCTCGATGACGACGACGGTCGCCCCCTGGTCGACGAGCCGCTGCAGCACGTGGATCAGGGTGCGGACGTCGAGCGGGTGCAGGCCGACGCTGGGCTCGTCGAAGACGAACATCGTGGCGGCCTGATCGCGGCCCAGCTCGGCGGCCAGTTTCAGGCGTTGCGCCTCCCCACCGGAGAGCGCGGGCGTCGCCTCCCCGAGGGTGAGGTAGCCGAGCCCCAGGTCGACGAGCGTCTGCAGCTTGGTGCGGATCCGACGGATGTCGCCGATTCGGTCGACGGCGGCGGCCACCGACAGTGACAGAACTTCGGGCAGCGACAGGGCTTCGGGCAGCGACAGTCCCGGCTGCTCGCCGACCGGGCGGCGGATCCGCTGCGCTGCAGGCCCGAAGCGGGTGCCGTCGCAGTCGGGGCAGACGATGTCGAGGTCGGGCAGGAACTGGACGTCGAGGACCACCTGCCCGGTGCCCGAGCAGCGTTCGCAGCGCAGGCTGCCGGTGTTGTACGAGAAGTCTGCGGCGGTCAGGCCTGCCGCGGCTGCATCCGTGGTGGCCGCGTAGGCGCGGCGGAGGTCGTCCATGACGCCGCTGTAGGTGGCGACGGTGGAGCGGACGTTGACGCCGATCGGGTCCGCGTCGACCACCTGGACGCGGCCGACGCCGTCCGCGTCGACGCTCGCGACGTGGGCCGGGAGGTCCCCGTCGGCTGTCAGTGCGGGAACCAGCGTCTCCAGCACCAGCGTCGACTTCCCCGAGCCCGACACCCCGGTCACGACGGTCAGGCGGTTCTTCGGGATCTCCAGTGACAGCGGCGCCACCGTGCGGAACGCGGTGGCCTCCACGACGATCCGACCGGCCGCGAAGGTTCGTTCCGCCGCGACCCGGTCGCGGACGACCACGGCTTCCGATCCGTCGAGGAAGCCTGCGAGTCGCGAACCGGCGGCTGCGGAGAGTCCGGCGGGCGGCGCCTCGGCGACGACTGTGCCGCCGTCCGCTCCGGAGCCGGGACCGATCTCGATCACCCAGTCGGCCTCGACGAGCACCTGGACGTCGTGGTCCACCACGACCACCGAGTTGCCGTCGCGGAGCAGGTCGCGCATCACCCCGACCAGTCCGTCGACGTTGGAGGGATGCAGTCCGATCGACGGCTCGTCGAGCACGTAGAGGACGCCGGTGGTCTCGTTGCGCACCGCTCGGGAGAGTTGGACGCGTTGGCGTTCGCCCGTGGAGAGGGTCGACGCGGCGCGGTCGAGCGTTAGGTAGCCCAGGCCCAGTTCGTGCAGGCGACCGGCTGTGCCGAGGAGCGTCACGACCAGGTTCTGCGCCATCGCCGTCATGTCCGGCGGGAGCGTCGGCGGCACGGTGTCGGCCCACGCGATGACGGCGTCGAGGGTCATCGCGGCGGCGTCGGCCAGCCCGATCCCGTCGATCCGCGGTGCTCGGGCGGCTTCACTGAGCCGGGTGCCGCCGCAGTCGGGGCAGTCGTGCACGGTGATGAATCGGTTGACGCGCGCCAGGCCCTTCTCCGTCGTCGCCTTGCTCAGCGCCTCCTCGACCGCGCGCCGCGCGTTCCGGTAGGTGAAGTTCAATTCGAAGAGCTTGCCGTTCTTGGAGCGGACCGCGATGTGCCGCTTCTCGTCCGGCCCGTTCATCACGATCTCGCGCTCGGCGTCGGTGAGCTCGCGGTACGGGACGTCGATCCGGACGCCTAAGGCCTCCGCGACCTGCGGCATCACCGTGAGTCCGAACATCGACCACGGACGGACGGCACCGTCGGCGATCGTCTCGTCGGGGTTCGGGACGAGCGTCGCGTCGTCGATCCCGCGGACCTGCCCGGTGCCCTGGCAGGTGGGGCACGCGCCGCCCGAGTTGAAGGCCAGCGCTTCCGCGCCGGGCGGGGTGAACGTGACCCCGCACTCGGGGCAGGTGAAGTCGAGGCCGACTGCGACGTCGATCGTCGGCGGCACGCGGTGTCCGTTCGGACAGCGGTGCGACGCGAGGCGCGAGAACATCAGCCGGAGCACGTTGAGCAGTTCGGTGGACGTGCCGAACGTGCTGCGGACGCCCGCGACTGCCGGTCGCTGCCGCAGAGCGAGGGCCGCGGGGACGTGGCGCACCGAGTCGACCGCCGCGCGCGGCGCGTGCGACATCCGCCGACGCGTGTAGGTCGACAACGCTTCGATGTACCGCCGTGAACCCTCGGCGTAGAGCACGCCCATCGCCAGGGACGACTTCCCCGACCCGGACACACCGCCGATCGCGACCAGCCGCTGCAGCGGAATGTCGACGTCGACGTCGCGCAGGTTGTGGACCCGCGCCCCGCGGACCTCGATCACCGTGGGTTGACCGAACTCCCCCGCCGCATCCATGCCCCCAGGTTAGCGAGCGGGACGATGAGTCGAGTCGCTACCGCTGCACCGCCGACCCGTCCTCGGTCCACCGCTTCCGCAGGTCGCGCTTGAGGATCTTGCCGGTCGCGGTGCGCGGGAGGGCGTCGACGAAGTGGACGGCTCGGGGACTCTTGAAGTGGGCGATCTGCTCGCGTGTCCACGTGATCAGATCCGCCTCGCTGACCTCGGCGTCCGGCTTCACCGCGACGACGGCGGTCACCGACTCGCCCCACTTGTCGTCGGGGATCCCGATCACGGCGACCTCGCCGACCGCCGGGTGCCGGTGCATCACCTGCTCCACCTCGGAGGCGTAGACGTTCTCACCGCCGCTGACGATCATGTCCTTCTTGCGGTCGACGATCCGGTAGTAGCCTGCGTCGTCACAGGTCGCGAGGTCACCGGTGAAGAACCACCCGTCGCGCAGCGCTTCGGCGGAGGCCTCCGGCTTGTTCCAGTACCCGACGAAGACGTTGGGTCCGCGGACCAGGAGTTCGCCGATGGTCCCCCGCGGAACCTCGGCACCCTGCGCGTCGGCGACCTTCAGATCCACGTGCAGCGCGGGCTTGCCGACCGAACCCGCGAACCGGACGGTGTCCTCGATGTCGAGGACGCAGGCGATGGGTGCGGTCTCGGTGAGGCCGAAGCCCTCGGCGAAGCGGACGCCGCGCCGGGTCAGGCTCTCGATGAGGACCACCGGGCACGGTGCGCCGCCGCACAGCCCGAACCGCAGGGAGCTGAGATCGGTCTCGGACTCAGCGAGCGCCGCATCGATCGCCGCCCACATCGCAGGGACGGCGAACGCGACGGTGACACGGTGCCGCTCGACGGCCGCCAGCCACGCGTCCGGGGTGAAGGTCTCCAGGACGACGGTGGTGCCGCCGCCGTACAGCAGCGGCAGGCTGAAGATGCCGAGCGCGCCGATGTGGAACAGCGGCGCACCGGCGAGGCTGATGTCGCGGGGGCCGACGCCCTCCACCGCGACCAGATTGTTGATCGCGTTCCAGTGGTGGTTGGCGTGCGTCAGCATCGCGCCCTTGGGGAATCCCGTGGTGCCCGAGGTGTACATCAGCATGGCCAGGTCGTCGGGGGCGACGTCGGCCTCGGCCCGCTCGGTGTCGCCGCCGGTGATCAGCTCCTCGTAGCGCGACGGCTCCCCCGCGGTGCGCTGCTCCCCGGACGGGATCTCGATGATCTCCGCGACGTCCGTCCCGTCGACGGCCGCGGCCACCACCGTCGCGGTCTGCGGGGAGGAGAAGACGACCCGCGCACCGCTGTCGCCGAGGATGTACTGGACTTCAGGCGCCTGCAGTCGGCAGTTGATCGGCACGGCCACACCGCCGAGTTTCGCGACGGCGAAGATCACCTCGAGCATCTGTGGACTGTTCAGAGTCACGAGCGCGACGCGGTCGCCCTTGCCGATCCCCATGCCGCGGAGGACGTCGGCGAGTGCGTTGGTGCGCAGATCCAGGTCCTCGAAGGTGAGTTCGGCGCCGTTCGCGGC is part of the Gordonia phthalatica genome and harbors:
- a CDS encoding acyl-CoA synthetase, with product MDRYTDQGIGNWPTIHRVRHPHRVALIDAANGAELTFEDLDLRTNALADVLRGMGIGKGDRVALVTLNSPQMLEVIFAVAKLGGVAVPINCRLQAPEVQYILGDSGARVVFSSPQTATVVAAAVDGTDVAEIIEIPSGEQRTAGEPSRYEELITGGDTERAEADVAPDDLAMLMYTSGTTGFPKGAMLTHANHHWNAINNLVAVEGVGPRDISLAGAPLFHIGALGIFSLPLLYGGGTTVVLETFTPDAWLAAVERHRVTVAFAVPAMWAAIDAALAESETDLSSLRFGLCGGAPCPVVLIESLTRRGVRFAEGFGLTETAPIACVLDIEDTVRFAGSVGKPALHVDLKVADAQGAEVPRGTIGELLVRGPNVFVGYWNKPEASAEALRDGWFFTGDLATCDDAGYYRIVDRKKDMIVSGGENVYASEVEQVMHRHPAVGEVAVIGIPDDKWGESVTAVVAVKPDAEVSEADLITWTREQIAHFKSPRAVHFVDALPRTATGKILKRDLRKRWTEDGSAVQR